Proteins encoded together in one Lathyrus oleraceus cultivar Zhongwan6 chromosome 5, CAAS_Psat_ZW6_1.0, whole genome shotgun sequence window:
- the LOC127087226 gene encoding uncharacterized protein LOC127087226 isoform X1: MLLLINRNHYSTGGGFLSGSTGGILDIKSPFHRHQSVTGKHHMNIMTGLESDNKIGLVDVKNLNVVGLNFGKGKAIASSNSNPVNDNDMSEDDEAEDGNCENLFDGGKGKKGSPWQRMKWTDEVVGLLIAVVSCVGDDGTIGGVDGVKRKSVVLQKKGKWKTVSKIMISKGCHVSPQQCEDKFNDLNKRYKRLNEILGRGTCCQVVENPALMDSMTNLSGKAKDDVRKILSSKHLFYKEMCAYHNGQRVPSSHDLDLHGYSLEHGKDSRDNDGSEDEDEDNNESEDDELDDEININAHGDGGRRMDEFFHDRDKLSEEDGHSWPGSIRMKKLEVEMAKVFQDPAKSPWERREWIKAQLLELQEQNAEYQAKALELQKQRFKWLRYCSKKDREMEKMKMENKRMRLENDRRILKLKQREQEADFSRSEMSLDPTTIGINTINTPQGREHVNLARQQ, translated from the exons ATGCTACTACTGATTAACCGTAATCACTATTCCACAG GTGGTGGTTTTTTGAGTGGTTCCACCGGGGGTATTTTGGACATTAAATCTCCATTTCATAGACATCAATCAGTAACTGGTAAACACCATATGAATATCATGACTGGTTTGGAAAGTGATAACAAAATTGGTCTAGTTGATGTGAAAAATTTGAATGTTGTTGGGTTGAATTTCGGTAAAGGGAAAGCAATTGCTAGCTCGAACTCGAATCCGGTCAATGATAATGACATGAGCGAAGACGATGAGGCGGAAGATGGGAATTGCGAGAATTTGTTTGATGGTGGGAAAGGTAAGAAGGGGTCTCCCTGGCAGAGAATGAAGTGGACTGATGAAGTTGTTGGGCTTCTTATAGCGGTGGTGAGTTGTGTAGGTGATGATGGGACGATTGGTGGTGTTGATGGTGTTAAAAGGAAGTCTGTTGTTTTACAGAAGAAGGGTAAGTGGAAAACTGTTTCGAAGATAATGATAAGTAAGGGTTGTCATGTGTCGCCGCAACAGTGTGAGGATAAGTTTAATGATTTGAATAAGAGGTATAAGAGATTGAATGAGATACTTGGTAGGGGAACTTGTTGTCAAGTGGTTGAGAATCCTGCGTTGATGGATTCGATGACGAACTTGTCTGGTAAGGCGAAAGATGATGTTAGGAAGATTTTGAGTTCAAAACATTTGTTTTATAAGGAAATGTGTGCTTACCATAATGGACAAAGAGTACCGAGTAGCCATGATCTTGACTTGCATGGTTATTCGTTGGAACACGGGAAGGACTCGAGAGATAACGATGGGTCTGAGGATGAAGATGAGGATAACAATGAGAGTGAGGATGATGAGTTGGATGATGAAATTAATATTAATGCACATGGGGATGGTGGGAGGAGGATGGACGAGTTTTTTCATGATCGAGATAAATTAAGCGAGGAGGATGGTCACTCTTGGCCGGGATCTATTAGGATGAAGAAACTTGAGGTTGAAATGGCAAAGGTTTTTCAAGACCCTGCAAAGTCACCGTGGGAGCGAAGAGAATGGATTAAGGCGCAGCTGTTGGAGCTTCAAGAGCAAAATGCCGAGTACCAAGCCAAGGCTCTTGAACTTCAGAAACAACGGTTTAAGTGGTTAAGATACTGCAGCAAGAAGGATAGGGagatggagaagatgaagatggaaaacAAGCGAATGAGATTGGAAAATGACCGGAGAATCTTGAAACTGAAGCAGAGAGAGCAGGAGGCAGATTTCAGTAGGTCCGAGATGTCGTTAGACCCGACAACCATCGGTATCAACACTATCAACACACCGCAAGGGAGAGAACATGTCAACTTGGCTAGACAGCAGTAG
- the LOC127087226 gene encoding uncharacterized protein LOC127087226 isoform X2, with translation MNGSGLGGGFLSGSTGGILDIKSPFHRHQSVTGKHHMNIMTGLESDNKIGLVDVKNLNVVGLNFGKGKAIASSNSNPVNDNDMSEDDEAEDGNCENLFDGGKGKKGSPWQRMKWTDEVVGLLIAVVSCVGDDGTIGGVDGVKRKSVVLQKKGKWKTVSKIMISKGCHVSPQQCEDKFNDLNKRYKRLNEILGRGTCCQVVENPALMDSMTNLSGKAKDDVRKILSSKHLFYKEMCAYHNGQRVPSSHDLDLHGYSLEHGKDSRDNDGSEDEDEDNNESEDDELDDEININAHGDGGRRMDEFFHDRDKLSEEDGHSWPGSIRMKKLEVEMAKVFQDPAKSPWERREWIKAQLLELQEQNAEYQAKALELQKQRFKWLRYCSKKDREMEKMKMENKRMRLENDRRILKLKQREQEADFSRSEMSLDPTTIGINTINTPQGREHVNLARQQ, from the coding sequence ATGAATGGTTCTGGTTTAGGTGGTGGTTTTTTGAGTGGTTCCACCGGGGGTATTTTGGACATTAAATCTCCATTTCATAGACATCAATCAGTAACTGGTAAACACCATATGAATATCATGACTGGTTTGGAAAGTGATAACAAAATTGGTCTAGTTGATGTGAAAAATTTGAATGTTGTTGGGTTGAATTTCGGTAAAGGGAAAGCAATTGCTAGCTCGAACTCGAATCCGGTCAATGATAATGACATGAGCGAAGACGATGAGGCGGAAGATGGGAATTGCGAGAATTTGTTTGATGGTGGGAAAGGTAAGAAGGGGTCTCCCTGGCAGAGAATGAAGTGGACTGATGAAGTTGTTGGGCTTCTTATAGCGGTGGTGAGTTGTGTAGGTGATGATGGGACGATTGGTGGTGTTGATGGTGTTAAAAGGAAGTCTGTTGTTTTACAGAAGAAGGGTAAGTGGAAAACTGTTTCGAAGATAATGATAAGTAAGGGTTGTCATGTGTCGCCGCAACAGTGTGAGGATAAGTTTAATGATTTGAATAAGAGGTATAAGAGATTGAATGAGATACTTGGTAGGGGAACTTGTTGTCAAGTGGTTGAGAATCCTGCGTTGATGGATTCGATGACGAACTTGTCTGGTAAGGCGAAAGATGATGTTAGGAAGATTTTGAGTTCAAAACATTTGTTTTATAAGGAAATGTGTGCTTACCATAATGGACAAAGAGTACCGAGTAGCCATGATCTTGACTTGCATGGTTATTCGTTGGAACACGGGAAGGACTCGAGAGATAACGATGGGTCTGAGGATGAAGATGAGGATAACAATGAGAGTGAGGATGATGAGTTGGATGATGAAATTAATATTAATGCACATGGGGATGGTGGGAGGAGGATGGACGAGTTTTTTCATGATCGAGATAAATTAAGCGAGGAGGATGGTCACTCTTGGCCGGGATCTATTAGGATGAAGAAACTTGAGGTTGAAATGGCAAAGGTTTTTCAAGACCCTGCAAAGTCACCGTGGGAGCGAAGAGAATGGATTAAGGCGCAGCTGTTGGAGCTTCAAGAGCAAAATGCCGAGTACCAAGCCAAGGCTCTTGAACTTCAGAAACAACGGTTTAAGTGGTTAAGATACTGCAGCAAGAAGGATAGGGagatggagaagatgaagatggaaaacAAGCGAATGAGATTGGAAAATGACCGGAGAATCTTGAAACTGAAGCAGAGAGAGCAGGAGGCAGATTTCAGTAGGTCCGAGATGTCGTTAGACCCGACAACCATCGGTATCAACACTATCAACACACCGCAAGGGAGAGAACATGTCAACTTGGCTAGACAGCAGTAG